A genomic segment from Peribacillus sp. ACCC06369 encodes:
- a CDS encoding tyrosine-type recombinase/integrase: MSEIKLVKDRKCAVPTYTNDELDLLFKQPNHRKFTGIRDLTIMMLLETGIRASECIGINIKDIDYSRSRILIQNTKGYKQRFVPIQNRMKEQLQRYLSIREY, translated from the coding sequence ATGAGTGAAATAAAGCTGGTAAAAGATAGGAAGTGCGCTGTTCCAACATATACAAATGATGAACTTGACCTTCTCTTTAAACAACCTAATCACAGAAAATTTACAGGCATCAGAGACTTAACTATTATGATGCTGCTTGAAACAGGTATAAGGGCATCTGAATGTATAGGAATCAATATAAAAGACATTGATTACTCGCGCTCAAGAATACTGATTCAAAACACAAAGGGATACAAACAACGCTTCGTACCGATTCAGAACAGGATGAAAGAACAACTCCAAAGATACCTCTCGATTAGAGAGTATTAG